Genomic DNA from Rubripirellula tenax:
TGAGCGTCGGATAGAGATCCACAAACTCAACAATTTTGTGACAATCACCGCACGCCGTTTGCCCGGGGGCGCGAATGATCAATGGCGAGCGGGCGGCTTGCTCGAACAGCGTTCGCTTCTGCCAAACGCCGTCGTGTTCGCCGAGGTGGTATCCATGGTCGCTCCACAGGACCACGATCGTATCGTCGGCGAGGTCCAAGTCGTCGAGCGCGTCGAGCAATCGTCCCACTTGGGCGTCGACGAAAGAAACGCACGCATAGTAGGCTTGCGTTGCCTTCAACAGCGTCATCTCGTCGAGTCCGTAATTCGGCACCGGGCAGTTTTGCGCAAATGCCGCGACGGGAATATCATCTCGGTCATGCGGCGGGGCGTAAGGAAGTCGCAACGATTCGAGCGGGTACATTTCAAAGTACCTCTTCGGCGCGACGTAAGGTGTGTGGGGGCGAAAGAAACCGACCCCAAGAAAAAACGGCTCGTCGCGTTTTTCTCGCATGATCTTGATCGCTTCGGTAGCGACCATTCCATCCGTCTGTTCTTCATCGGACCCGTCGGCTGCCAGCCAGCTTAGCGCGCCGCTGATTGCACGATGCGGTTCGGCATTGAAAATCATTGGCTCGTCGGCGACATCGCGACCTTTGGGATTGACGGTTCGATTCCACGACGGCGGATCGTCGAAACCGTCGGTGCCGATCGAAGCTGGGACGTTGTAATGATAGATCTTGCCGACGCGGGCGGCAAAGTAGCCCCGTTTTTGAAAGGCTTGCGGAAGCGTCAACACGTCGGGAACTTGATCGCGAAAGTGACGGTCCAGGTCGTAGACTTGGATCGTATCGGGACGAAGGCCCGTCATGACGGACGCACGCGTCGGATTGCACAGCGGCAATTGGTTGTAAGCCCGTCGAAAACATGTACCGGTCGCAGCAAGTCGGTCGATGTTCGGTGTCTTGGCAATCAAGTCGCCATAACAACCGACGGAACAAGCGAGGTCGTCAACTGCGACAAACAAGACGTTTGGTCGCCGTCTACTCGTTTCATCAGCGGCTGTCGCAACAGACGCAAGCGGGGCACCAAGATTCGCGACAATCAACAGAAGCAACGCAGTGCGAAGTTGCAAGATCATGTTGGGTAGACCGTCTCGAATCGGGGGAAAGTGAAAAGTTCGTGACTGTTCTATACGACTGAGCATGATTCATGTGACTCACAAAAGACTACACCGAGCTGACGGCGGTTTGCACGTTGTCGGGGTCCAGCAGGTAGTCGTTTGCATCCTGGCCGTTCGCCCAGACATCCATTTCGGTGCCTTGGGCATCGCCGCGTATCGTGGCAAATGCGACGTCGGCGGCATCGCGGCCGGTGCCGATTCGGACGAAGCCGCCCACGGGGGCCAGCCTTGTTGCATCAAACAGGTACCACTTTCCGCTCAGGTAGGCTTCAAAGAAGCCGTGAAAATCCTGCGGTTGCAGATTGACTGCGTAGCCGGAAACGTAACGCGCCGGAATGCCCATCGCGCGACACAGACTGATGGCGACGTGAGCATAATCCCGGCAGACTCCGGTTCGTTGCAGCAGCACGTCGCACGCAGTCGTCGTCGCGAACGTGCTTCCCGGCGTATAAGTCAAGTGTTTGAACGTCCAATTGCAGATGGCCGTCACTCGCGAGTAACCGGGAACCAGATCGCCAAATTCGTCGCCCGCAAAACGAAACAGCTTGTCCGATTCACAGTAGCGACTCGGATTCAGGTAGTTCAGCACGTCGGCAGGCAGTTTTTCGTATTCGACCTCACGCAAGTCGGCTGAATCGACTTCGGTGGCGTGAAGTTCAACGGTGGCTTGGTACTGGATCAATAGCTCGCCCGGTTCGGCGCTCAATCGCAGCAATCGGTTTCCAACCGCATTGATCGCGCACTCTTCCACTTTGTGGAACGGCGTGACTTTGATCGACTCGTTCGTCGTCGACTGGTAGTCATTCTGTACGACCGAGACGTTCAAAAGAAACGTGGATGGCGAGTTGACCGTGTACTTCATCCGGCAACCGACAAGGATTTGATTCATCTGAATGTACTTCGGGTACGTGGAAGTTTCGGCCATCTTAAGTTGCCCGTTCGCAATGGAGCCGGGTTCCAAGCAAACCAAGCCGAGCATCTAGCGCTCAAGGGTACTCTACCGGTGCCATTTCGATCCGACTTGCATCGGGAATCGTCTCAAATCGCGTTGAAACCTTTGCGAGCGTTTTTTTCGCAACACTACAACGCGGAACCGGAAACGACA
This window encodes:
- a CDS encoding sulfatase — translated: MVANLGAPLASVATAADETSRRRPNVLFVAVDDLACSVGCYGDLIAKTPNIDRLAATGTCFRRAYNQLPLCNPTRASVMTGLRPDTIQVYDLDRHFRDQVPDVLTLPQAFQKRGYFAARVGKIYHYNVPASIGTDGFDDPPSWNRTVNPKGRDVADEPMIFNAEPHRAISGALSWLAADGSDEEQTDGMVATEAIKIMREKRDEPFFLGVGFFRPHTPYVAPKRYFEMYPLESLRLPYAPPHDRDDIPVAAFAQNCPVPNYGLDEMTLLKATQAYYACVSFVDAQVGRLLDALDDLDLADDTIVVLWSDHGYHLGEHDGVWQKRTLFEQAARSPLIIRAPGQTACGDCHKIVEFVDLYPTLTDLATIKSPPGLAGHSLRPLLENPDAEWDEVAITQVLRPADNRLNEPVMGCSIRTSRYRFTEWAEGKHGTELYDHQADPNEFDNLALEADDNAHAVMDRLRPLLRSKASGKIPTTPFNPERL
- a CDS encoding transglutaminase-like domain-containing protein, encoding MNQILVGCRMKYTVNSPSTFLLNVSVVQNDYQSTTNESIKVTPFHKVEECAINAVGNRLLRLSAEPGELLIQYQATVELHATEVDSADLREVEYEKLPADVLNYLNPSRYCESDKLFRFAGDEFGDLVPGYSRVTAICNWTFKHLTYTPGSTFATTTACDVLLQRTGVCRDYAHVAISLCRAMGIPARYVSGYAVNLQPQDFHGFFEAYLSGKWYLFDATRLAPVGGFVRIGTGRDAADVAFATIRGDAQGTEMDVWANGQDANDYLLDPDNVQTAVSSV